A portion of the Bradysia coprophila strain Holo2 unplaced genomic scaffold, BU_Bcop_v1 contig_297, whole genome shotgun sequence genome contains these proteins:
- the LOC119078703 gene encoding beta-1,4-mannosyl-glycoprotein 4-beta-N-acetylglucosaminyltransferase produces the protein MYLLERRICDKKAFLWSIFTVQLILIAAVVLIFGSWNTNELFEIDGNVKFVKNYSENAFTNGVSELSRRNNDVRRIDKNGDFSKEFINSSLEDESLCFRDGIEPGDDNSICKCKSDYHGRDCGQPEVLWRAFMTSKIPLNLALPRREPHKIIYFIQATIISMETLKIQIMELNEIVDLFVLCDSSVTRDQSFRLNATEFLKQMDRKILVLSDRKCTPKVVYKKFRRGVGGEKGVTADDVVLFSNSDEILNWRAVKYFKWYDNWPQPVRFRLKYTVYGYYWQHPQNTIIGSAACQISMLEEIFKGDPARMTATKKSGMIVGDLNYVGGWFCQYCYHPLEIVKKLLQEEKDVFLDDKKVIDPTYIEHLIGNGLYVDGKIGLTRLHRFSGKCYAPDFVSTGLSWRYQHILTNVYATYDDYENE, from the exons ATGTATTTGCTGGAACGAAGGATATGTGATAAGAAAGCCTTTCTATGGAGCATTTTTACGGTGCAACTGATCCTGATCGCTGCGGTTGTATTGATTTTTGGCTCTTGGAATACCAACGAACTGTTCGAAATCGACGGAAAtgtgaaattcgtgaaaaacTATTCCGAAAATGCATTCACAAATGGTGTTAGCGAACTGAGTCGCAGAAACAACGACGTGCGACGGATAGACAAAAATGGAGACTTCTCCAAAGAATTTATCAATTCGAGCTTAGAGGATGAGTCATTGTGCTTTCGTGATGGCATCGAGCCGGGCGACGACAATTCAATTTGCAAATGTAAATCCGATTATCACGGAAGAGACTGTGGCCAGCCGGAGGTTTTATGGCGTGCCTTTATGACATCtaaaattccattaaatttaGCGCTCCCGCGACGGGAACCgcacaaaatcatttatttcataCAAGCAACGATCATATCCATGGAAAcgcttaaaattcaaatcatgGAACTGAATGAGATCGTGGACCTGTTCGTTCTATGCGACAGCAGTGTGACCAGAGACCAGTCGTTCCGGCTGAATGCCACCGAATTTCTGAAGCAAATGGACCGGAAAATTTTGGTTCTCAGCGATCGCAAGTGTACGCCGAAAGTGGTGTACAAGAAATTCAGACGGGGTGTGGGTGGTGAAAAGGGCGTCACTGCCGATGACGTAGTTTTGTTCAGCAACAGTGACGAGATATTGAACTGGCGAGCTGTGAAATACTTTAAGTGGTACGACAATTGGCCGCAACCGGTACGATTTCGTCTGAAATACACCGTTTACGGCTACTATTGGCAACATCCGCAGAATACAATCATCGGAAGTGCTGCCTGTCAAATTAGCATGTTGGAGGAAATATTCAAAGGTGATCCGGCACGGATGACAGCAACTAAAAAATCGGGAATGATTGTTGGGGATTTGAATTATGTTGGAG GATGGTTTTGCCAGTACTGCTATCATCCGTtggaaattgtgaaaaaattgCTACAGGAAGAGAAAGACGTTTTTCTCGACGACAAAAAAGTGATTGACCCAACGTACATCGAACATTTGATTGGTAATGGTCTGTATGTGGATGGGAAAATCGGACTGACAAGACTGCATCGCTTTTCGGGTAAATGTTATGCTCCGGATTTTGTGTCGACAGGTTTGAGCTGGAGATACCAACATATCTTAACAAATGTGTACGCGACTTATGATGATTACGAAAATGAATGA
- the LOC119078704 gene encoding UDP-N-acetylglucosamine--dolichyl-phosphate N-acetylglucosaminephosphotransferase, with translation MHIPLIVNALLSACAFVITKQLIPGLSDMFIKANLFGHDLNKRSRPKIPEAMGLVTGCVFLVTLFLFIPIPFGNSWLKDNTFPQDEFIELIAALLSICCMILLGFADDVLNLRWRHKLLLPTIASLPLLMVYYVNFNLTTVIMPNFIRGLVGTSLNIGFLYYVFMGMLAVFCTNAINILAGINGLEVGQSIVIASSIILFNCIEMFNDKLNKQDSHIFSLYFMMPYLTTSLALWIHNKYPSRVFVGDTFCYLSGMTFAVVGILGHFSKTVLLFFLPQILNFLYSVPQLFHFVPCPRHRMPKYNADTDLLECSKTVFHRSDLNIFGKFFFELFKLLRIIQWSEDKDGLIAANNFTIINLTIRLIGPTHERKLTWYLMGFQVLCSILAFVIRYPLAEFFYKYE, from the exons ATGCATATTCCATTGATTGTGAATGCACTGTTATCAGCATGTGCTTTTGTAATTACGAAACAATTGATACCAGGACTTAGTGACATGTTCATAAAAGCGAATCTGTTCGGTCATGACCTTAATAAGCGGTCACGTCCCAAAAT TCCGGAAGCAATGGGACTCGTTACTGGCTGTGTATTCTTAGTTACACTCTTTCTGTTCATTCCGATCCCATTCGGAAATTCATGGCTGAAGGACAACACATTTCCGCAGGATGAG TTCATCGAACTTATTGCCGCTCTCTTATCCATATGCTGCATGATTTTGTTGGGCTTCGCCGATGATGTTCTCAATCTTCGATGGCGGCACAAACTTCTGCTACCAACGATTGCCAGTCTGCCGCTGTTGATGGTATATTACGTTAACTTCAATTTGACCACAGTGATTATGCCGAACTTTATTCGCGGGCTCGTTGGAACATCGTTAAACATTG GTTTCCTGTATTACGTGTTCATGGGAATGCTGGCCGTATTCTGTACGAATGCGATTAACATTTTGGCTGGCATCAATGGACTAGAAGTTGGTCAATCGATCGTTATTGCATCATCCATTATACTGTTCAACTGTATCGAAATGTTCAACGACAAACTGAACAAACAGGATTCGCACATATTTTCGCTGTATTTCATGATGCCATATCTAACGACGTCTTTAGCTTTGTGGATACACAACAA GTATCCATCCCGTGTATTCGTTGGCGACACCTTCTGCTACTTATCCGGTATGACATTTGCAGTGGTGGGCATTTTGGGACACTTCAGTAAAACAGTGTTACTGTTCTTCCTGCCGCAGATATTGAATTTCCTGTATTCCGTTCCTCAACTATTTCACTTTGTGCCATGTCCGAGACATCGAATGCCCAAGTACAATGCGGACACCGACCTGTTGGAATGCAGTAAAACGGTGTTCCATCGTAGTGACTTaaacattttcggtaaattcttTTTCGAACTGTTTAAGCTGCTGCGCATTATTCAGTGGAGTGAAGATAAAGACGGTCTGATTGCGGCAAATAATTTTacgataattaatttaacgatTAGACTGATTGGGCCGACGCATGAGAGGAAATTAACCTGGTATTTGATGGGCTTTCAAGTGTTATGCTCGATTCTAGCGTTTGTTATTCGATATCCGTtggctgaatttttttataagtacGAATAG